From one Macellibacteroides fermentans genomic stretch:
- a CDS encoding bifunctional 3-deoxy-7-phosphoheptulonate synthase/chorismate mutase type II codes for MEMKLESILLPGVNDERPLVIAGPCSAETEEQVMETARLLASKGVKIFRAGIWKPRTKPGGFEGVGVEGLAWLKRVKKETGMYVATEVATQQHVFEALKAGIDMLWIGARTTVNPFAVQEIADALKGVDIPVLIKNPVNPDLELWIGAIERIYGAGIRKIGAIHRGFSSYDKKIYRNLPLWHIPIELRRRMPDLPIICDPSHIGGKRELIAPLCQQAMDLSFDGLIVESHCNPDCAWSDASQQVTPDVLDYVINLLVIRDVTQTTENLAALRSQIDTIDEQLLELLAKRMRISKEIGVYKKEHNMPILQSPRYSEILEKRSAMGKTLELSPEFVKEILTEIHEESVRQQMIIMNEQA; via the coding sequence ATGGAAATGAAACTAGAATCAATCTTGCTTCCGGGGGTAAACGATGAACGTCCGTTGGTAATTGCGGGGCCGTGTAGTGCGGAAACCGAAGAACAGGTAATGGAAACTGCCAGATTACTGGCATCCAAGGGAGTAAAGATATTTCGTGCAGGGATATGGAAGCCTCGTACTAAACCCGGAGGTTTCGAAGGGGTTGGCGTAGAAGGGCTGGCCTGGCTGAAACGCGTTAAAAAAGAAACCGGGATGTATGTAGCAACTGAGGTTGCAACCCAACAGCACGTGTTCGAGGCTCTGAAAGCAGGAATCGATATGCTTTGGATTGGCGCACGTACTACTGTTAATCCTTTTGCAGTTCAAGAAATTGCCGACGCTCTGAAGGGAGTGGATATTCCGGTATTGATAAAAAACCCTGTAAATCCGGATTTAGAGTTATGGATTGGAGCTATCGAACGGATCTACGGAGCCGGTATACGTAAGATTGGAGCCATTCACCGTGGATTCAGCTCGTACGATAAGAAAATCTACCGCAACCTTCCTTTGTGGCACATCCCCATCGAACTGCGTCGCAGGATGCCGGATCTCCCAATCATTTGTGATCCCAGCCATATCGGAGGGAAGAGGGAACTGATCGCCCCGCTATGTCAGCAGGCGATGGACTTAAGTTTTGACGGTTTGATTGTTGAATCGCATTGTAATCCGGATTGTGCATGGAGCGATGCGTCACAGCAGGTAACCCCGGATGTGCTTGATTACGTTATAAACCTGTTGGTTATACGTGACGTAACACAGACAACCGAAAACCTGGCAGCTTTACGTAGTCAGATTGATACGATTGATGAACAACTGCTTGAACTTCTGGCAAAACGGATGCGTATTTCGAAAGAAATAGGTGTCTATAAAAAGGAACACAATATGCCTATTTTGCAGTCTCCCCGATACAGTGAAATTCTGGAAAAACGTTCGGCTATGGGTAAGACATTGGAGCTGAGTCCGGAATTTGTAAAGGAGATTTTAACTGAAATTCACGAAGAATCTGTTCGACAACAGATGATTATAATGAACGAACAAGCATGA
- a CDS encoding prephenate dehydratase, whose protein sequence is MRKVAIQGIDGSYHDIAARNYFEGEEIEIIGCKTFRDVISAIKNDPDIIGLMAIENTIAGSLLQNHELIREGGLSIVGEYKLRISHSLVALPGSKLEDIVEINSHPIALMQCADFLDTLPNVKVVEKGDTAMSARWISENKLTGHAAICGKLAAEIYHMEILAEGIETNKRNFTRFLVLADRWNVDDLLRGVQKNKSSIVFALPHTSGSLSKVLSVLSFYDMNLSKIQSLPIIGREWEYLFYIDLTFTDYTRYKQALDAIIPLTKDFRILGEYAEGKQSV, encoded by the coding sequence ATGAGGAAAGTTGCAATACAAGGAATAGACGGATCCTATCATGACATAGCCGCCCGTAATTACTTTGAAGGTGAAGAGATCGAAATTATCGGATGTAAAACCTTCCGCGATGTAATTTCGGCCATCAAAAATGACCCGGATATCATTGGGCTTATGGCCATAGAAAACACCATCGCGGGAAGTTTACTTCAAAACCATGAACTGATCCGTGAAGGCGGACTGAGCATTGTAGGAGAATACAAACTGCGTATCTCCCATTCGCTGGTTGCCTTGCCGGGAAGTAAGCTGGAAGATATTGTAGAGATAAACTCACACCCGATCGCCTTGATGCAGTGTGCCGATTTTTTGGATACACTACCCAATGTAAAGGTGGTTGAAAAGGGAGACACGGCTATGAGTGCCCGGTGGATTTCGGAAAACAAGCTGACAGGTCACGCCGCCATTTGCGGAAAACTGGCCGCAGAGATCTACCACATGGAGATACTGGCCGAAGGAATCGAGACAAATAAACGAAATTTCACCCGCTTCCTTGTATTGGCCGACAGGTGGAATGTGGATGATCTGCTACGCGGTGTCCAAAAAAATAAATCGTCCATCGTTTTCGCTCTTCCTCACACTTCCGGCAGTCTGTCCAAAGTTCTCTCAGTCCTCTCTTTCTACGACATGAATCTTTCCAAAATACAATCCTTGCCGATCATCGGGCGCGAATGGGAATATCTTTTCTACATTGATCTTACTTTTACAGATTATACAAGATACAAACAGGCATTAGATGCCATCATTCCATTAACAAAAGACTTTAGAATATTAGGAGAATATGCAGAAGGAAAACAAAGTGTGTAA
- a CDS encoding pyridoxal phosphate-dependent aminotransferase: MQKENKVCNITPANRVHSVSEYYFSKKLKEVAQMNAEGKNVINLGVGSPDLPPSQQAINVLCDEAHKPDTHGYQPYVGIPELRKGFASWYKTWFNVTLDPQTEIQPLIGSKEGILHISLAFLNPGDGVLVPNPGYPTYTSVSNLVDATIVPYELKEENGWYPDFDALEKMDLSRVKLMWINYPNMPTGADATVELYQKIVDFGKRHNIIICNDNPYSFVLNESPLSILSIPGAKDICIEMNSMSKAHNMPGWRMAMLASNAQFVNWILKVKSNIDSGQFKPMQLAAVEALKAPKEWYDTMNRTYRKRRDLAGKIMQALNCSYDEKQVGLFLWGKIPTNSLGSEAMADKVLYEANVFITPGFIFGSGGNRHIRISLCCKEEMLQEALNRINKLQA; encoded by the coding sequence ATGCAGAAGGAAAACAAAGTGTGTAATATAACACCGGCAAACCGGGTTCATAGTGTAAGCGAATACTACTTCTCCAAAAAACTGAAGGAGGTGGCTCAAATGAATGCCGAAGGTAAAAACGTAATTAATCTTGGTGTGGGAAGTCCGGATCTTCCTCCTTCACAGCAAGCGATTAATGTATTGTGCGACGAAGCGCATAAACCCGACACCCACGGATATCAGCCATATGTTGGCATTCCGGAGCTGCGTAAAGGATTTGCTTCATGGTATAAGACATGGTTTAACGTTACATTGGATCCGCAGACCGAAATTCAGCCTTTGATCGGGTCCAAAGAGGGAATACTCCATATCTCGCTGGCTTTTTTAAATCCGGGCGACGGAGTACTGGTTCCCAATCCGGGTTACCCTACTTATACGTCGGTCAGTAATCTGGTGGATGCAACCATAGTTCCTTACGAACTAAAGGAAGAAAACGGCTGGTATCCCGATTTCGATGCTCTGGAGAAAATGGATTTAAGCCGGGTTAAGCTGATGTGGATAAATTACCCCAACATGCCAACCGGAGCTGATGCGACAGTAGAGCTTTATCAAAAAATCGTTGATTTTGGCAAACGTCACAATATTATTATCTGCAACGACAATCCTTACAGTTTTGTATTGAATGAATCGCCGTTGAGTATTTTGAGTATTCCGGGAGCAAAAGATATCTGTATCGAGATGAATTCGATGAGTAAGGCTCATAATATGCCGGGATGGCGTATGGCGATGCTGGCAAGTAATGCCCAATTTGTAAACTGGATTCTGAAAGTAAAAAGTAATATCGATTCGGGGCAGTTCAAACCGATGCAGCTGGCTGCAGTTGAAGCGTTGAAAGCTCCTAAAGAATGGTACGACACAATGAATCGAACCTATCGCAAACGCCGTGATCTGGCAGGAAAGATAATGCAGGCACTGAATTGTAGCTACGACGAAAAGCAAGTAGGTCTGTTTCTATGGGGTAAGATTCCTACAAACTCCCTTGGGAGCGAGGCCATGGCAGATAAAGTGCTTTACGAAGCAAATGTATTTATTACCCCAGGCTTTATTTTTGGCAGCGGCGGGAATCGCCACATCCGAATTTCGCTTTGCTGCAAAGAGGAGATGTTGCAGGAGGCTTTAAACAGAATCAACAAATTACAAGCATAA
- a CDS encoding prephenate dehydrogenase, translated as MKILILGAGKMGSFFTDLLSFDHDVAVLEKDPKRMRFIYNAVRMSSPEEIREFAPELVINCVSLNYTIDAFKAVLPYLQPYCIISDIASVKTGLQEFYQTCGFPYVSTHPMFGPTFANLGNLSKENTIIIAESDHLGKVFFKDLYTMLKLNICEYTFEEHDKVVAYSLGIPFASTLVFASIMKHQDAPGTTFKRHMKIAHGLLSEDDYLLTEILFNPRTPNQIERIQEQLTILLDIINRKDAAAMKEFLTRVRKNIE; from the coding sequence ATGAAAATACTAATATTGGGTGCTGGAAAGATGGGATCTTTCTTCACCGACCTGCTTAGTTTCGACCATGATGTGGCCGTATTGGAAAAGGACCCAAAACGAATGCGTTTTATTTACAATGCGGTACGGATGAGTTCGCCTGAAGAGATCCGTGAGTTTGCTCCGGAACTGGTTATCAACTGTGTTTCATTAAATTACACCATTGATGCCTTTAAAGCGGTGCTTCCTTACCTGCAGCCTTACTGTATTATTTCAGATATTGCTTCGGTGAAGACTGGTCTGCAGGAGTTTTACCAGACCTGTGGTTTCCCTTATGTATCTACACACCCCATGTTTGGACCGACTTTTGCAAATCTGGGAAATTTAAGCAAGGAAAATACAATTATCATTGCCGAGAGTGATCACTTGGGAAAGGTCTTTTTCAAGGATCTGTATACCATGTTGAAGCTGAACATCTGCGAATACACTTTTGAAGAACACGACAAGGTGGTAGCCTATTCGCTGGGAATACCCTTTGCTTCTACTCTTGTATTTGCATCTATCATGAAGCATCAGGATGCTCCGGGTACAACGTTCAAACGGCATATGAAAATTGCTCACGGCTTATTGTCGGAAGACGATTATCTCTTAACTGAGATTTTATTTAACCCGCGAACCCCCAACCAGATTGAACGGATACAGGAGCAGCTGACTATCTTGCTCGATATTATAAATCGCAAAGATGCTGCAGCGATGAAAGAATTCCTGACCAGAGTCCGCAAAAATATTGAATAG